One stretch of Actinomycetes bacterium DNA includes these proteins:
- a CDS encoding Hsp20/alpha crystallin family protein gives MPIVRWDPFSDLVQLRDEIGRWFEGVEKPREKQSAVWAPEVDIKETEKEVTITADLPGMKMEDIEVSVDEGQLVVKGERKLEKKEEEKDYIRVERSYGSFYRSFNIGVPVKEDQIKASYKDGVLEVVLPKAEAKKPKKIAISGK, from the coding sequence ATGCCAATAGTAAGATGGGATCCATTCAGTGACTTGGTACAACTTAGAGACGAAATAGGAAGATGGTTTGAAGGAGTCGAGAAGCCCAGAGAAAAGCAGTCAGCTGTATGGGCTCCAGAAGTTGATATCAAAGAGACTGAAAAAGAGGTAACCATAACTGCAGACCTTCCTGGTATGAAGATGGAAGATATTGAGGTATCTGTGGATGAAGGCCAGCTGGTTGTAAAAGGCGAGAGAAAGCTGGAGAAAAAAGAGGAAGAGAAAGACTATATCAGAGTAGAAAGAAGCTATGGTTCATTTTACAGGTCCTTTAATATCGGGGTACCGGTTAAGGAAGACCAGATAAAGGCTTCATACAAGGACGGAGTACTGGAAGTAGTCTTACCCAAAGCAGAGGCTAAGAAACCCAAGAAGATTGCTATCAGTGGAAAATAA
- a CDS encoding J domain-containing protein, translated as MVEYKDYYKVLGVSKSASQDEIKKAYRKLARKYHPDANADNPQAEEKFKEIGEAYEVLKKPEKRKKYDQLGANWKQYQNAGWPGGGQRTGQKTYDFGGSGFNFGDMGGGFSDFFEMFFGNQASDFGGYNSGFRGRRGAQTAQAKGQDMQSTINITLKEAYFGTTRSIRLQKQGKSRTVSVKIPKGIKDGGKIRVTGEGGPGQGQGPSGDLYLIVNISDHPFYKRKGADLHCEVPVSIKEALYGAKIDIPTFDGKVLVNLPPKTQSGKVLRLKGKGMPKLKGEGNGDLYAKIKIMLPENLTKEQKKYLDDFAESYSENPRSRVIV; from the coding sequence ATGGTTGAATACAAGGATTATTACAAAGTACTGGGAGTCAGTAAAAGTGCCAGCCAGGATGAAATAAAAAAGGCTTACCGGAAGCTGGCCAGAAAATATCATCCTGACGCTAATGCCGATAATCCCCAGGCTGAAGAAAAATTTAAGGAGATAGGCGAAGCCTATGAAGTCCTGAAAAAACCTGAAAAGAGAAAGAAATATGATCAGCTGGGTGCCAACTGGAAACAATACCAGAATGCAGGATGGCCAGGAGGCGGTCAGAGGACTGGCCAGAAGACTTATGATTTCGGGGGAAGCGGCTTCAATTTTGGCGATATGGGGGGAGGTTTTTCTGATTTCTTTGAGATGTTTTTCGGAAATCAGGCTTCCGATTTTGGTGGCTATAACTCTGGCTTTAGAGGCAGAAGAGGAGCCCAGACTGCCCAGGCCAAGGGCCAGGATATGCAGTCAACTATAAATATTACTTTAAAAGAAGCCTATTTTGGAACTACCAGATCCATAAGGCTTCAAAAGCAGGGTAAATCAAGAACAGTTAGCGTAAAGATACCCAAAGGAATAAAAGATGGAGGCAAGATAAGGGTTACTGGAGAGGGCGGCCCCGGCCAGGGTCAGGGTCCCAGTGGAGACCTTTATTTAATTGTAAATATATCCGACCATCCTTTCTACAAAAGGAAGGGTGCCGACCTGCACTGTGAAGTGCCGGTAAGCATTAAAGAAGCCCTCTACGGGGCAAAAATTGATATACCTACCTTTGATGGCAAGGTACTGGTCAATTTGCCTCCCAAAACCCAGAGCGGGAAAGTTCTGAGGTTAAAAGGCAAGGGTATGCCCAAATTAAAGGGTGAAGGTAATGGGGATCTGTACGCGAAGATAAAGATTATGTTGCCTGAAAACCTTACCAAGGAACAGAAGAAATACCTGGATGACTTCGCTGAATCTTACAGCGAAAATCCCAGATCCAGGGTGATAGTTTAA